From one Papio anubis isolate 15944 chromosome 12, Panubis1.0, whole genome shotgun sequence genomic stretch:
- the CARNS1 gene encoding carnosine synthase 1 isoform X6, translating into MPSGVGFWDQLPPLRYPGARAWAIKPSLASHLPSLPTGNMLLCLSPAWLMKVPAPGQPGEAALLVLKAVSFHPGGLTFLDDFVPPRRATYFLAGLGLGPSRGREAAELARDLTCPTGASAELARLLEDRLLTRQLLAQQGGVAVPATLAFTYKPPGLLRGGDSSPGLRLVELSGKEGQETLVKEEVEAFLRSEALGDVLQVAVKLSGWRWRGRQALHLHPRAELGAVVNTVLALLEKLEEEESVLVEAVYPPVQLPCSDGPSPGPGLAVRICAVVCRTQGDRPLLSKVVCGVGRGDRPLRHHNSLPRTLEVALAQCGLGEEAQVAAVRQRVKAAAEAALTAMLALEAGLSAEQRGGRRAHTDFLGVDFALTAAGGMLTPVALELNGGLCLEACGALEGLWAAPRLGPAADEAAAAPLVETMLRRSARCLMEGKQLLVVGAGGVSKKFVWEAARDYGLQLHLVESDPNHFASQLVQTFIHFDMTEHRRDEENARLLAELVRARGLKLDGCFSYWDDCLVLTALLCQELGLPCSPPAAMRLAKKKSLTQLHLLRHHGPPWPAPSLHAVPCCPLESEADVERAVHQVPLPGVMKLEFGAGAVGVRLVEDAPQCHEHFSRITRDLQGEADHPGIGLGWGNAMLLMEFVEGTEHDVDLVLFGGRLLAAFVSDNGPTRLPGFTETAACMPTGLASEQEAQMVQAAFRCCLGCGLLDGVFNVELKLTGAGPRLIEINPRMGGFYLRDWILELYGVDLLLAAVMVACGLRPALPTRPRARGHLVGVMCLVSQHLQALSSTASRETLQALHDRGLLRLNLLEEALVPGEYEEPYCSVACAGSSPTEARLRLLGLCQGLGIDGPSYPVAHFLSHFK; encoded by the exons ATGCCGAGTGGGGTTGGGTTCTGGGATCAGCTGCCCCCACTCCGCTACCCAGGGGCCCGGGCATGGGCCATCAAGCCTTCCCTGGCCAGCCACTTGCCTTCTTTGCCCACAGGAAACATGCTCCTTTGCCTGTCCCCTGCTTGGTTGATGAAGGTGCCAGCACCTGGGCAGCCGGGTGAGGCAGCCCTGCTGGTCCTCAAGGCTGTGAGCTTCCACCCTGGGGGCCTGACATTCCTGGATGATTTTGTCCCCCCACGCCGTGCCACCTACTTTCTGGCAGGCCTGGGTCTGGGGCCCAGCCGGGGCCGAGAGGCAGCAGAGCTCGCCCGTGACCTGACCTGCCCCACAGGAGCTTCGGCTGAGCTGGCCCGGCTGCTGGAGGACCGGCTGCTGACAAGGCAGTTGCTGGCCCAGCAGGGTGGTGTGGCTGTGCCAGCGACCCTGGCATTCACTTACAAGCCGCCAGGGCTGCTGCGCGGAGGGGATTCCAGCCCAGGGCTACGGCTGGTGGAGCTGAGTGGCAAAGAGGGCCAAGAGACGCTGGTGAAAGAGGAAGTGGAGGCTTTTCTGCGCTCCGAGGCCCTGGGTGATGTCCTGCAG GTGGCTGTGAAGCTCAGTGGCTGGCGCTGGCGGGGGCGGCAGGCATTGCATCTGCACCCACGggcagagctgggtgcagtggtgaaCACAGTGCTGGCACTGCTGgagaagctggaggaggaggagagtgtCCTGGTGGAGGCTGTGTACCCACCTGTCCAGCTGCCCTGCTCAG ATGGTCCTTCACCTGGCCCTGGCCTGGCCGTGCGAATCTGTGCTGTGGTGTGTCGGACACAGGGTGATAGGCCACTGCTGAGCAAG GTGGTGTGCGGCGTGGGCCGCGGAGACCGGCCTCTGCGGCACCACAACTCCCTGCCGAGGACGCTGGAGGTGGCGCTGGCCCAGTGCGGCCTGGGCGAGGAGGCGCAGGTGGCGGCCGTGCGACAGCGCGTTAAGGCGGCGGCCGAGGCCGCGCTGACTGCCATGCTGGCTCTGGAGGCCGGCCTGAGTGCCGAGCAGCGCGGCGGGCGCCGGGCGCACACGGACTTCCTGG GCGTGGATTTCGCGCTGACAGCGGCCGGCGGCATGCTGACCCCCGTGGCCCTGGAGCTGAACGGCGGCCTGTGCCTGGAGGCGTGTGGCGCGCTCGAGGGGCTGTGGGCCGCGCCGCGGCTGGGGCCGGCAGCCGACGAGGCGGCGGCCGCGCCGCTGGTGGAGACCATGCTACGGCGTTCGGCGCGCTGCCTCATGGAGGGCAAGCAGCTGCTGGTGGTCGGCGCGGGCGGCGTCAGCAAGAAGTTCGTGTGGGAAGCGGCGCGCGACTACGGGCTCCAG CTGCACCTCGTGGAGTCAGACCCCAACCACTTTGCATCCCAGTTGGTACAGACCTTCATCCACTTTGACATGACCGAGCACCGGAGGGATGAGGAGAATGCACGGCTGCTGGCAGAGTTGGTGCGGGCTCGCGGCCTAAAGCTAGATGGCTGCTTCTCCTACTGGGACGACTGCCTGGTGCTCACAGCCCTGCTCTGCCAGGAGCTGGGTCTGCCCTGCAGCCCCCCAGCTGCCatgcgcctggccaagaagaaAAGCCTCACCCAGCTGCACCTGTTGCGCCACCATGGCCCACCCTGGCCTGCGCCCTCCCTCCATGCTGTGCCCTGCTGCCCACTGGAGAGCGAGGCTGATGTGGAGAGGGCCGTGCACCAGGTACCCCTGCCGGGTGTCATGAAGCTGGAGTTCGGGGCAGGTGCAGTGGGCGTGCGGCTGGTAGAGGATGCGCCACAGTGCCATGAGCACTTTTCCCGGATTACCCGAGACTTGCAGGGCGAGGCCGACCACCCGGGcattgggctgggctggggcaatGCCATGCTGCTGATGGAGTTTGTGGAGGGCACCGAGCACGATGTGGACCTGGTGTTGTTTGGTGGGCGGCTGCTGGCTGCCTTTGTCTCCGACAATGGCCCTACGAGGCTGCCTGGCTTCACTGAGACGGCGGCCTGCATGCCCACCGGGCTGGCATCAGAGCAGGAGGCACAGATGGTGCAGGCAGCCTTCCGCTGTTGCCTGGGCTGCGGGCTGCTCGATGGGGTCTTCAATGTGGAGCTCAAGCTGACCGGGGCTGGGCCTCGGCTTATCGAGATCAACCCCCGCATGGGTGGCTTCTACCTGCGTGATTGGATCCTGGAGCTCTATGGCGTGGACCTGCTGCTGGCTGCTGTTATGGTGGCCTGCGGCCTGCGTCCTGCCCTGCCCACCCGCCCACGTGCTCGTGGCCACCTGGTGGGCGTCATGTGCCTTGTGTCCCAGCACCTGCAGGCCCTGAGTTCCACTGCCAGCCGTGAGACCCTGCAGGCCCTGCACGACCGTGGCCTGCTACGCCTCAATCTGCTGGAGGAGGCCCTGGTGCCTGGGGAGTACGAGGAGCCCTACTGCAGTGTGGCCTGTGCCGGGTCCAGTCCCACCGAGGCCCGCCTCCGCCTGCTGGGCCTCTGCCAGGGCCTGGGCATTGACGGGCCCAGCTACCCTGTTGCTCACTTCCTGTCTCACTTCAAATAG
- the CARNS1 gene encoding carnosine synthase 1 isoform X5: MDVVLDCKGSPEGTEARAWTVYYYSLLQSCLQQAGLPETQDRSQAPRTGCPGAEVTLCVLGSPSTFLPVLLEGGVQSPGNMLLCLSPAWLMKVPAPGQPGEAALLVLKAVSFHPGGLTFLDDFVPPRRATYFLAGLGLGPSRGREAAELARDLTCPTGASAELARLLEDRLLTRQLLAQQGGVAVPATLAFTYKPPGLLRGGDSSPGLRLVELSGKEGQETLVKEEVEAFLRSEALGDVLQVAVKLSGWRWRGRQALHLHPRAELGAVVNTVLALLEKLEEEESVLVEAVYPPVQLPCSDGPSPGPGLAVRICAVVCRTQGDRPLLSKVVCGVGRGDRPLRHHNSLPRTLEVALAQCGLGEEAQVAAVRQRVKAAAEAALTAMLALEAGLSAEQRGGRRAHTDFLGVDFALTAAGGMLTPVALELNGGLCLEACGALEGLWAAPRLGPAADEAAAAPLVETMLRRSARCLMEGKQLLVVGAGGVSKKFVWEAARDYGLQLHLVESDPNHFASQLVQTFIHFDMTEHRRDEENARLLAELVRARGLKLDGCFSYWDDCLVLTALLCQELGLPCSPPAAMRLAKKKSLTQLHLLRHHGPPWPAPSLHAVPCCPLESEADVERAVHQVPLPGVMKLEFGAGAVGVRLVEDAPQCHEHFSRITRDLQGEADHPGIGLGWGNAMLLMEFVEGTEHDVDLVLFGGRLLAAFVSDNGPTRLPGFTETAACMPTGLASEQEAQMVQAAFRCCLGCGLLDGVFNVELKLTGAGPRLIEINPRMGGFYLRDWILELYGVDLLLAAVMVACGLRPALPTRPRARGHLVGVMCLVSQHLQALSSTASRETLQALHDRGLLRLNLLEEALVPGEYEEPYCSVACAGSSPTEARLRLLGLCQGLGIDGPSYPVAHFLSHFK, translated from the exons ATG GACGTGGTCCTGGACTGCAAGGGATCCCCCGAGGGGACCGAGGCCCGGGCCTGGACTGTCTACTACTACAGCCTCCTGCAGAGCTGTCTGCAGCAAGCTGGCCTTCCGGAGACCCAGGACCGCAGCCAGGCGCCCCGCACAG GCTGTCCTGGGGCGGAGGTGACCTTGTGCGTTCTGGGCTCCCCCAGCACCTTTCTGCCTGTGCTGCTGGAGGGTGGGGTCCAGAGCCCGG GAAACATGCTCCTTTGCCTGTCCCCTGCTTGGTTGATGAAGGTGCCAGCACCTGGGCAGCCGGGTGAGGCAGCCCTGCTGGTCCTCAAGGCTGTGAGCTTCCACCCTGGGGGCCTGACATTCCTGGATGATTTTGTCCCCCCACGCCGTGCCACCTACTTTCTGGCAGGCCTGGGTCTGGGGCCCAGCCGGGGCCGAGAGGCAGCAGAGCTCGCCCGTGACCTGACCTGCCCCACAGGAGCTTCGGCTGAGCTGGCCCGGCTGCTGGAGGACCGGCTGCTGACAAGGCAGTTGCTGGCCCAGCAGGGTGGTGTGGCTGTGCCAGCGACCCTGGCATTCACTTACAAGCCGCCAGGGCTGCTGCGCGGAGGGGATTCCAGCCCAGGGCTACGGCTGGTGGAGCTGAGTGGCAAAGAGGGCCAAGAGACGCTGGTGAAAGAGGAAGTGGAGGCTTTTCTGCGCTCCGAGGCCCTGGGTGATGTCCTGCAG GTGGCTGTGAAGCTCAGTGGCTGGCGCTGGCGGGGGCGGCAGGCATTGCATCTGCACCCACGggcagagctgggtgcagtggtgaaCACAGTGCTGGCACTGCTGgagaagctggaggaggaggagagtgtCCTGGTGGAGGCTGTGTACCCACCTGTCCAGCTGCCCTGCTCAG ATGGTCCTTCACCTGGCCCTGGCCTGGCCGTGCGAATCTGTGCTGTGGTGTGTCGGACACAGGGTGATAGGCCACTGCTGAGCAAG GTGGTGTGCGGCGTGGGCCGCGGAGACCGGCCTCTGCGGCACCACAACTCCCTGCCGAGGACGCTGGAGGTGGCGCTGGCCCAGTGCGGCCTGGGCGAGGAGGCGCAGGTGGCGGCCGTGCGACAGCGCGTTAAGGCGGCGGCCGAGGCCGCGCTGACTGCCATGCTGGCTCTGGAGGCCGGCCTGAGTGCCGAGCAGCGCGGCGGGCGCCGGGCGCACACGGACTTCCTGG GCGTGGATTTCGCGCTGACAGCGGCCGGCGGCATGCTGACCCCCGTGGCCCTGGAGCTGAACGGCGGCCTGTGCCTGGAGGCGTGTGGCGCGCTCGAGGGGCTGTGGGCCGCGCCGCGGCTGGGGCCGGCAGCCGACGAGGCGGCGGCCGCGCCGCTGGTGGAGACCATGCTACGGCGTTCGGCGCGCTGCCTCATGGAGGGCAAGCAGCTGCTGGTGGTCGGCGCGGGCGGCGTCAGCAAGAAGTTCGTGTGGGAAGCGGCGCGCGACTACGGGCTCCAG CTGCACCTCGTGGAGTCAGACCCCAACCACTTTGCATCCCAGTTGGTACAGACCTTCATCCACTTTGACATGACCGAGCACCGGAGGGATGAGGAGAATGCACGGCTGCTGGCAGAGTTGGTGCGGGCTCGCGGCCTAAAGCTAGATGGCTGCTTCTCCTACTGGGACGACTGCCTGGTGCTCACAGCCCTGCTCTGCCAGGAGCTGGGTCTGCCCTGCAGCCCCCCAGCTGCCatgcgcctggccaagaagaaAAGCCTCACCCAGCTGCACCTGTTGCGCCACCATGGCCCACCCTGGCCTGCGCCCTCCCTCCATGCTGTGCCCTGCTGCCCACTGGAGAGCGAGGCTGATGTGGAGAGGGCCGTGCACCAGGTACCCCTGCCGGGTGTCATGAAGCTGGAGTTCGGGGCAGGTGCAGTGGGCGTGCGGCTGGTAGAGGATGCGCCACAGTGCCATGAGCACTTTTCCCGGATTACCCGAGACTTGCAGGGCGAGGCCGACCACCCGGGcattgggctgggctggggcaatGCCATGCTGCTGATGGAGTTTGTGGAGGGCACCGAGCACGATGTGGACCTGGTGTTGTTTGGTGGGCGGCTGCTGGCTGCCTTTGTCTCCGACAATGGCCCTACGAGGCTGCCTGGCTTCACTGAGACGGCGGCCTGCATGCCCACCGGGCTGGCATCAGAGCAGGAGGCACAGATGGTGCAGGCAGCCTTCCGCTGTTGCCTGGGCTGCGGGCTGCTCGATGGGGTCTTCAATGTGGAGCTCAAGCTGACCGGGGCTGGGCCTCGGCTTATCGAGATCAACCCCCGCATGGGTGGCTTCTACCTGCGTGATTGGATCCTGGAGCTCTATGGCGTGGACCTGCTGCTGGCTGCTGTTATGGTGGCCTGCGGCCTGCGTCCTGCCCTGCCCACCCGCCCACGTGCTCGTGGCCACCTGGTGGGCGTCATGTGCCTTGTGTCCCAGCACCTGCAGGCCCTGAGTTCCACTGCCAGCCGTGAGACCCTGCAGGCCCTGCACGACCGTGGCCTGCTACGCCTCAATCTGCTGGAGGAGGCCCTGGTGCCTGGGGAGTACGAGGAGCCCTACTGCAGTGTGGCCTGTGCCGGGTCCAGTCCCACCGAGGCCCGCCTCCGCCTGCTGGGCCTCTGCCAGGGCCTGGGCATTGACGGGCCCAGCTACCCTGTTGCTCACTTCCTGTCTCACTTCAAATAG
- the CARNS1 gene encoding carnosine synthase 1 isoform X7, producing the protein MLLCLSPAWLMKVPAPGQPGEAALLVLKAVSFHPGGLTFLDDFVPPRRATYFLAGLGLGPSRGREAAELARDLTCPTGASAELARLLEDRLLTRQLLAQQGGVAVPATLAFTYKPPGLLRGGDSSPGLRLVELSGKEGQETLVKEEVEAFLRSEALGDVLQVAVKLSGWRWRGRQALHLHPRAELGAVVNTVLALLEKLEEEESVLVEAVYPPVQLPCSDGPSPGPGLAVRICAVVCRTQGDRPLLSKVVCGVGRGDRPLRHHNSLPRTLEVALAQCGLGEEAQVAAVRQRVKAAAEAALTAMLALEAGLSAEQRGGRRAHTDFLGVDFALTAAGGMLTPVALELNGGLCLEACGALEGLWAAPRLGPAADEAAAAPLVETMLRRSARCLMEGKQLLVVGAGGVSKKFVWEAARDYGLQLHLVESDPNHFASQLVQTFIHFDMTEHRRDEENARLLAELVRARGLKLDGCFSYWDDCLVLTALLCQELGLPCSPPAAMRLAKKKSLTQLHLLRHHGPPWPAPSLHAVPCCPLESEADVERAVHQVPLPGVMKLEFGAGAVGVRLVEDAPQCHEHFSRITRDLQGEADHPGIGLGWGNAMLLMEFVEGTEHDVDLVLFGGRLLAAFVSDNGPTRLPGFTETAACMPTGLASEQEAQMVQAAFRCCLGCGLLDGVFNVELKLTGAGPRLIEINPRMGGFYLRDWILELYGVDLLLAAVMVACGLRPALPTRPRARGHLVGVMCLVSQHLQALSSTASRETLQALHDRGLLRLNLLEEALVPGEYEEPYCSVACAGSSPTEARLRLLGLCQGLGIDGPSYPVAHFLSHFK; encoded by the exons ATGCTCCTTTGCCTGTCCCCTGCTTGGTTGATGAAGGTGCCAGCACCTGGGCAGCCGGGTGAGGCAGCCCTGCTGGTCCTCAAGGCTGTGAGCTTCCACCCTGGGGGCCTGACATTCCTGGATGATTTTGTCCCCCCACGCCGTGCCACCTACTTTCTGGCAGGCCTGGGTCTGGGGCCCAGCCGGGGCCGAGAGGCAGCAGAGCTCGCCCGTGACCTGACCTGCCCCACAGGAGCTTCGGCTGAGCTGGCCCGGCTGCTGGAGGACCGGCTGCTGACAAGGCAGTTGCTGGCCCAGCAGGGTGGTGTGGCTGTGCCAGCGACCCTGGCATTCACTTACAAGCCGCCAGGGCTGCTGCGCGGAGGGGATTCCAGCCCAGGGCTACGGCTGGTGGAGCTGAGTGGCAAAGAGGGCCAAGAGACGCTGGTGAAAGAGGAAGTGGAGGCTTTTCTGCGCTCCGAGGCCCTGGGTGATGTCCTGCAG GTGGCTGTGAAGCTCAGTGGCTGGCGCTGGCGGGGGCGGCAGGCATTGCATCTGCACCCACGggcagagctgggtgcagtggtgaaCACAGTGCTGGCACTGCTGgagaagctggaggaggaggagagtgtCCTGGTGGAGGCTGTGTACCCACCTGTCCAGCTGCCCTGCTCAG ATGGTCCTTCACCTGGCCCTGGCCTGGCCGTGCGAATCTGTGCTGTGGTGTGTCGGACACAGGGTGATAGGCCACTGCTGAGCAAG GTGGTGTGCGGCGTGGGCCGCGGAGACCGGCCTCTGCGGCACCACAACTCCCTGCCGAGGACGCTGGAGGTGGCGCTGGCCCAGTGCGGCCTGGGCGAGGAGGCGCAGGTGGCGGCCGTGCGACAGCGCGTTAAGGCGGCGGCCGAGGCCGCGCTGACTGCCATGCTGGCTCTGGAGGCCGGCCTGAGTGCCGAGCAGCGCGGCGGGCGCCGGGCGCACACGGACTTCCTGG GCGTGGATTTCGCGCTGACAGCGGCCGGCGGCATGCTGACCCCCGTGGCCCTGGAGCTGAACGGCGGCCTGTGCCTGGAGGCGTGTGGCGCGCTCGAGGGGCTGTGGGCCGCGCCGCGGCTGGGGCCGGCAGCCGACGAGGCGGCGGCCGCGCCGCTGGTGGAGACCATGCTACGGCGTTCGGCGCGCTGCCTCATGGAGGGCAAGCAGCTGCTGGTGGTCGGCGCGGGCGGCGTCAGCAAGAAGTTCGTGTGGGAAGCGGCGCGCGACTACGGGCTCCAG CTGCACCTCGTGGAGTCAGACCCCAACCACTTTGCATCCCAGTTGGTACAGACCTTCATCCACTTTGACATGACCGAGCACCGGAGGGATGAGGAGAATGCACGGCTGCTGGCAGAGTTGGTGCGGGCTCGCGGCCTAAAGCTAGATGGCTGCTTCTCCTACTGGGACGACTGCCTGGTGCTCACAGCCCTGCTCTGCCAGGAGCTGGGTCTGCCCTGCAGCCCCCCAGCTGCCatgcgcctggccaagaagaaAAGCCTCACCCAGCTGCACCTGTTGCGCCACCATGGCCCACCCTGGCCTGCGCCCTCCCTCCATGCTGTGCCCTGCTGCCCACTGGAGAGCGAGGCTGATGTGGAGAGGGCCGTGCACCAGGTACCCCTGCCGGGTGTCATGAAGCTGGAGTTCGGGGCAGGTGCAGTGGGCGTGCGGCTGGTAGAGGATGCGCCACAGTGCCATGAGCACTTTTCCCGGATTACCCGAGACTTGCAGGGCGAGGCCGACCACCCGGGcattgggctgggctggggcaatGCCATGCTGCTGATGGAGTTTGTGGAGGGCACCGAGCACGATGTGGACCTGGTGTTGTTTGGTGGGCGGCTGCTGGCTGCCTTTGTCTCCGACAATGGCCCTACGAGGCTGCCTGGCTTCACTGAGACGGCGGCCTGCATGCCCACCGGGCTGGCATCAGAGCAGGAGGCACAGATGGTGCAGGCAGCCTTCCGCTGTTGCCTGGGCTGCGGGCTGCTCGATGGGGTCTTCAATGTGGAGCTCAAGCTGACCGGGGCTGGGCCTCGGCTTATCGAGATCAACCCCCGCATGGGTGGCTTCTACCTGCGTGATTGGATCCTGGAGCTCTATGGCGTGGACCTGCTGCTGGCTGCTGTTATGGTGGCCTGCGGCCTGCGTCCTGCCCTGCCCACCCGCCCACGTGCTCGTGGCCACCTGGTGGGCGTCATGTGCCTTGTGTCCCAGCACCTGCAGGCCCTGAGTTCCACTGCCAGCCGTGAGACCCTGCAGGCCCTGCACGACCGTGGCCTGCTACGCCTCAATCTGCTGGAGGAGGCCCTGGTGCCTGGGGAGTACGAGGAGCCCTACTGCAGTGTGGCCTGTGCCGGGTCCAGTCCCACCGAGGCCCGCCTCCGCCTGCTGGGCCTCTGCCAGGGCCTGGGCATTGACGGGCCCAGCTACCCTGTTGCTCACTTCCTGTCTCACTTCAAATAG
- the CARNS1 gene encoding carnosine synthase 1 isoform X4, whose translation MLSLDPSGPEWDCPLGSKDLEDEGPWGGGSGLPPTGCFPGSWRQDVVLDCKGSPEGTEARAWTVYYYSLLQSCLQQAGLPETQDRSQAPRTGCPGAEVTLCVLGSPSTFLPVLLEGGVQSPGNMLLCLSPAWLMKVPAPGQPGEAALLVLKAVSFHPGGLTFLDDFVPPRRATYFLAGLGLGPSRGREAAELARDLTCPTGASAELARLLEDRLLTRQLLAQQGGVAVPATLAFTYKPPGLLRGGDSSPGLRLVELSGKEGQETLVKEEVEAFLRSEALGDVLQVAVKLSGWRWRGRQALHLHPRAELGAVVNTVLALLEKLEEEESVLVEAVYPPVQLPCSDGPSPGPGLAVRICAVVCRTQGDRPLLSKVVCGVGRGDRPLRHHNSLPRTLEVALAQCGLGEEAQVAAVRQRVKAAAEAALTAMLALEAGLSAEQRGGRRAHTDFLGVDFALTAAGGMLTPVALELNGGLCLEACGALEGLWAAPRLGPAADEAAAAPLVETMLRRSARCLMEGKQLLVVGAGGVSKKFVWEAARDYGLQLHLVESDPNHFASQLVQTFIHFDMTEHRRDEENARLLAELVRARGLKLDGCFSYWDDCLVLTALLCQELGLPCSPPAAMRLAKKKSLTQLHLLRHHGPPWPAPSLHAVPCCPLESEADVERAVHQVPLPGVMKLEFGAGAVGVRLVEDAPQCHEHFSRITRDLQGEADHPGIGLGWGNAMLLMEFVEGTEHDVDLVLFGGRLLAAFVSDNGPTRLPGFTETAACMPTGLASEQEAQMVQAAFRCCLGCGLLDGVFNVELKLTGAGPRLIEINPRMGGFYLRDWILELYGVDLLLAAVMVACGLRPALPTRPRARGHLVGVMCLVSQHLQALSSTASRETLQALHDRGLLRLNLLEEALVPGEYEEPYCSVACAGSSPTEARLRLLGLCQGLGIDGPSYPVAHFLSHFK comes from the exons ATG CTCTCCCTGGATCCATCTGGTCCCGAGTGGGATTGCCCACTGGGCTCCAAGGACCTGGAGGATGAGGGCCCCTGGGGAGGGGGCTCTGGCCTGCCGCCCACAGGCTGCTTCCCTGGCTCCTGGCGCCAGGACGTGGTCCTGGACTGCAAGGGATCCCCCGAGGGGACCGAGGCCCGGGCCTGGACTGTCTACTACTACAGCCTCCTGCAGAGCTGTCTGCAGCAAGCTGGCCTTCCGGAGACCCAGGACCGCAGCCAGGCGCCCCGCACAG GCTGTCCTGGGGCGGAGGTGACCTTGTGCGTTCTGGGCTCCCCCAGCACCTTTCTGCCTGTGCTGCTGGAGGGTGGGGTCCAGAGCCCGG GAAACATGCTCCTTTGCCTGTCCCCTGCTTGGTTGATGAAGGTGCCAGCACCTGGGCAGCCGGGTGAGGCAGCCCTGCTGGTCCTCAAGGCTGTGAGCTTCCACCCTGGGGGCCTGACATTCCTGGATGATTTTGTCCCCCCACGCCGTGCCACCTACTTTCTGGCAGGCCTGGGTCTGGGGCCCAGCCGGGGCCGAGAGGCAGCAGAGCTCGCCCGTGACCTGACCTGCCCCACAGGAGCTTCGGCTGAGCTGGCCCGGCTGCTGGAGGACCGGCTGCTGACAAGGCAGTTGCTGGCCCAGCAGGGTGGTGTGGCTGTGCCAGCGACCCTGGCATTCACTTACAAGCCGCCAGGGCTGCTGCGCGGAGGGGATTCCAGCCCAGGGCTACGGCTGGTGGAGCTGAGTGGCAAAGAGGGCCAAGAGACGCTGGTGAAAGAGGAAGTGGAGGCTTTTCTGCGCTCCGAGGCCCTGGGTGATGTCCTGCAG GTGGCTGTGAAGCTCAGTGGCTGGCGCTGGCGGGGGCGGCAGGCATTGCATCTGCACCCACGggcagagctgggtgcagtggtgaaCACAGTGCTGGCACTGCTGgagaagctggaggaggaggagagtgtCCTGGTGGAGGCTGTGTACCCACCTGTCCAGCTGCCCTGCTCAG ATGGTCCTTCACCTGGCCCTGGCCTGGCCGTGCGAATCTGTGCTGTGGTGTGTCGGACACAGGGTGATAGGCCACTGCTGAGCAAG GTGGTGTGCGGCGTGGGCCGCGGAGACCGGCCTCTGCGGCACCACAACTCCCTGCCGAGGACGCTGGAGGTGGCGCTGGCCCAGTGCGGCCTGGGCGAGGAGGCGCAGGTGGCGGCCGTGCGACAGCGCGTTAAGGCGGCGGCCGAGGCCGCGCTGACTGCCATGCTGGCTCTGGAGGCCGGCCTGAGTGCCGAGCAGCGCGGCGGGCGCCGGGCGCACACGGACTTCCTGG GCGTGGATTTCGCGCTGACAGCGGCCGGCGGCATGCTGACCCCCGTGGCCCTGGAGCTGAACGGCGGCCTGTGCCTGGAGGCGTGTGGCGCGCTCGAGGGGCTGTGGGCCGCGCCGCGGCTGGGGCCGGCAGCCGACGAGGCGGCGGCCGCGCCGCTGGTGGAGACCATGCTACGGCGTTCGGCGCGCTGCCTCATGGAGGGCAAGCAGCTGCTGGTGGTCGGCGCGGGCGGCGTCAGCAAGAAGTTCGTGTGGGAAGCGGCGCGCGACTACGGGCTCCAG CTGCACCTCGTGGAGTCAGACCCCAACCACTTTGCATCCCAGTTGGTACAGACCTTCATCCACTTTGACATGACCGAGCACCGGAGGGATGAGGAGAATGCACGGCTGCTGGCAGAGTTGGTGCGGGCTCGCGGCCTAAAGCTAGATGGCTGCTTCTCCTACTGGGACGACTGCCTGGTGCTCACAGCCCTGCTCTGCCAGGAGCTGGGTCTGCCCTGCAGCCCCCCAGCTGCCatgcgcctggccaagaagaaAAGCCTCACCCAGCTGCACCTGTTGCGCCACCATGGCCCACCCTGGCCTGCGCCCTCCCTCCATGCTGTGCCCTGCTGCCCACTGGAGAGCGAGGCTGATGTGGAGAGGGCCGTGCACCAGGTACCCCTGCCGGGTGTCATGAAGCTGGAGTTCGGGGCAGGTGCAGTGGGCGTGCGGCTGGTAGAGGATGCGCCACAGTGCCATGAGCACTTTTCCCGGATTACCCGAGACTTGCAGGGCGAGGCCGACCACCCGGGcattgggctgggctggggcaatGCCATGCTGCTGATGGAGTTTGTGGAGGGCACCGAGCACGATGTGGACCTGGTGTTGTTTGGTGGGCGGCTGCTGGCTGCCTTTGTCTCCGACAATGGCCCTACGAGGCTGCCTGGCTTCACTGAGACGGCGGCCTGCATGCCCACCGGGCTGGCATCAGAGCAGGAGGCACAGATGGTGCAGGCAGCCTTCCGCTGTTGCCTGGGCTGCGGGCTGCTCGATGGGGTCTTCAATGTGGAGCTCAAGCTGACCGGGGCTGGGCCTCGGCTTATCGAGATCAACCCCCGCATGGGTGGCTTCTACCTGCGTGATTGGATCCTGGAGCTCTATGGCGTGGACCTGCTGCTGGCTGCTGTTATGGTGGCCTGCGGCCTGCGTCCTGCCCTGCCCACCCGCCCACGTGCTCGTGGCCACCTGGTGGGCGTCATGTGCCTTGTGTCCCAGCACCTGCAGGCCCTGAGTTCCACTGCCAGCCGTGAGACCCTGCAGGCCCTGCACGACCGTGGCCTGCTACGCCTCAATCTGCTGGAGGAGGCCCTGGTGCCTGGGGAGTACGAGGAGCCCTACTGCAGTGTGGCCTGTGCCGGGTCCAGTCCCACCGAGGCCCGCCTCCGCCTGCTGGGCCTCTGCCAGGGCCTGGGCATTGACGGGCCCAGCTACCCTGTTGCTCACTTCCTGTCTCACTTCAAATAG